A single Apostichopus japonicus isolate 1M-3 chromosome 11, ASM3797524v1, whole genome shotgun sequence DNA region contains:
- the LOC139975827 gene encoding probable LIM domain-containing serine/threonine-protein kinase DDB_G0287001 produces MTVDTEERHCYVHNSVGDNYIICCVFIYSCKDMFCYDSAAKTVVRLIIDKLGQEHPGISDRLAGLAIRRAFPGVRRNRPGCRKARRQMCYYGISFNKNKSPIYNGIPEKVNNPELGLIRKRRQAINFHVPPHFQIDKKLLSFTVCDYDVGRGSFGKCRQGYYRGIQVAIKEFTNPRQLGENGLRCEVEHEISMMLRLQQHEGLSHLIGADTTSTPFLLLTQLYHVNGRPLTVSSALRQPSANVTIPLAPIDWKNVIQKCAEAVLTVHNSGILHNDIKDNNVVLHLQDGQYSPVLIDFGKACLITQGRKLRLNSKEREQWKVRYRNLAPELVDGKEAESTATDVYSFGHFVRCISRMTHEQSKLFKEIYVVCTNSSDKRASLSLVLKVLTGEIKI; encoded by the exons ATGACAGTTGACACAGAAGAACGACATTGTTATGTACACAATTCCGTAGGtgataattatattatttgttgTGTTTTCATTTATAGTTGCAAAGATATGTTTTGCTACGATTCGGCAGCAAAAACTGTCGTGCGGCTGATAATTGACAAACTTGGACAGGAACACCCTGGGATATCTGACAGATTAGCAGGACTAGCAATAAGAAGAGCTTTTCCGGGTGTTAGAAGAAATCGGCCGGGGTGTAGGAAGGCTCGCAGGCAAATGTGTTATTACGGGATCAGCTTTAACAAGAACAAATCTCCAATATATAATGGTATACCAGAGAAGGTGAACAATCCTGAATTGGGGCTGATCCGCAAACGACGACAAGCTATCAATTTTCACGTTCCGCCCCACTTCCAAATAGacaagaagttgttgtcattcaCCGTATGCGATTATGATGTCGGTCGTGGTTCGTTTGGGAAATGTCGACAAGGCTACTACAGAGGGATCCAAGTTGCGATCAAGGAATTTACCAACCCTAGGCAACTGGGAGAGAATGGACTGAGGTGTGAGGTAGAACATGAAATATCTATGATGTTGAGGCTTCAGCAGCATGAAGGTTTGTCACATTTGATTGGCGCTGACACAACGTCCACCCCTTTCCTGTTGTTAACTCAGCTTTACCATGTAAATGGAAGACCTCTCACAGTCTCCAGCGCACTCAGACAGCCTTCTGCAAATGTAACAATCCCACTGGCACCAATTGATTGGAAAAATGTGATTCAAAAGTGTGCTGAAGCTGTTTTGACGGTTCATAATTCCGGGATCCTTCATAATGACATTAAAG ATAACAACGTTGTCTTACATCTGCAAGATGGCCAGTACAGCCCCGTTTTGATTGATTTTGGAAAAGCGTGTCTAATTACGCAAGGTAGAAAATTAAGACTTAACTCAAAGGAAAGAGAGCAATGGAAAGTAAGATACAGGAATCTGGCACCCGAGCTTGTGGATGGAAAAGAAGCAGAGAGCACCGCAACAGATGTTTACTCATTTGGACACTTTGTGCGCTGTATTTCCAGAATGACCCACGAACAATCTAAACTTTTCAAGGAAATATATGTAGTTTGTACGAACAGTTCAGATAAGAGAGCGAGTTTAAGCCTCGTGTTAAAGGTATTGACGGGAGAAATTAAGATCTAA
- the LOC139975796 gene encoding uncharacterized protein, producing MAAKITTTLTVSSTRLWRIFMLVFLNSYSLIASNITVLDNCTHVCYVPTSSSIELPCALSDGEIGKWLHNGQHIIKNFVYIKYLCNDTVEIYENNTLHIKNVSLCHEGNFTCKRNGTNGTNGTEIPYVIQVEGGKNRETNYTEHNSTTSSFRTNTSDKDNINYPTVPMRQDKDRNISSVTKLLLIIVTCAASFTMSFACIFGYYRHKIKSRFDVENQRRSRNHAYGQQTITQVQMQGIVHQVEADSTPSLPTFSPEDVQLVCELPSRGMFRYYKATLSKQPYNGLNIIAKTISDFAQVQDLYTFRDLAHSLTLLSDHVHLVTTLHIAVVEIPHTIYQEFCPNGTLRDFLLGNSQQAGISRANEYNSTWSVDVKYLTKRASEIAYALAFLTEKDYRHPELTTGKILLTETGNCKVYDFWPEKLTKKRIDHLLEKPNPPVAWLAPETIFCRQYSAQSDVWNLAVVLWEIFSFGDIPNAGSTCDEIEKKIRSGVFLDKPFACPGGIFCKMLQSWDASEANRPSVHEICRILTRSSFHEIRQDTEDDYDLVEADEVQYFTLDVECGANDYSGD from the exons ATGGCAGCAAAGATTACTACTACTTTAACTGTATCCTCGACTAGACTTTGGAGAATTTTCATGCTCGTTTTCCTGAATAGTTACAGTCTAATTGCATCGAATATTACCGTATTGGACAACTGCACACATGTGTGCTACGTACCTACTTCATCATCCATTGAACTTCCGTGTGCACTGTCTGATGGAGAGATTGGCAAATGGTTACACAATGGACAACATATAATAAAAAACTTTGTTTATATCAAATATCTATGTAATGACACCGTTGAAATTTACGAGAACAACACACTTCATATTAAAAATGTATCACTTTGTCACGAAGGAAACTTTACTTGCAAACGAAATGGAACAAATGGAACAAATGGAACAGAAATACCATACGTGATACAAGTGGAAG GTGGCAAGAACCGCGAAACAAATTACACTGAGCACAATAGTACTACCAGTAGCTTCCGGACAAATACATCCGATAAGGATAATATTAATTATCCTACAGTTCCCATGCGGCAGGACAAAGACCGAAATATATCCAGTGTGACGAAGTTGCTCTTAATCATAGTAACATGTGCAGCTTCCTTCACGATGTCTTTCGCATGCATCTTTGGTTACTATCGTCATAAAATTA AGTCACGTTTTGACGTTGAGAATCA GAGGAGATCAAGAAACCACGCATATGGACAGCAGACCATTACTCAAG TTCAAATGCAAGGAATTGTACATCAAGTGGAAGCTGATTCCACGCCGAGTCTCCCTACGTTTAGTCCGGAAGATGTACAACTGGTATGTGAATTACCAAGCAGAGGAATGTTTAGGTACTACAAGGCAACCCTTTCTAAACAACCTTATAATGGTTTAAATATCATCGCAAAAACCATATCAG ATTTTGCACAGGTGCAAGATCTTTACACCTTCAGAGACCTAGCGCACAGTTTGACACTGCTGAGCGACCATGTGCATTTGGTAACTACGTTACATATCGCAGTTGTTGAAA TTCCACACACTATATATCAAGAATTCTGCCCGAATGGCACTCTTAGAGACTTTTTGCTTGGTAATAGTCAACAAGCTGGGATTTCTCGAGCCAATGAATATAATTCGACTTGGTCTGTTGATGTGAAATATTTGACTAAGAGAGCATCGGAAATAGCATATGCTTTGGCCTTTTTAACAGAAAAAGAC TATCGGCATCCTGAGTTAACGACTGGGAAAATACTTTTAACCGAAACTGGAAATTGCAAGGTATATGATTTCTGGCCAGAGAAATTAACAAAGAAGAGAATCGATCATCTGCTGGAAAAG CCAAATCCTCCGGTTGCATGGCTTGCTCCGGAAACCATATTTTGTCGACAGTATTCAGCTCAATCTGATGTGTGGAACCTTGCTGTTGTCCTTtgggaaatattttctttcg GAGATATACCAAATGCAGGAAGCACATGTGACGAAATTGAAAAGAAGATCAGATCGGGAGTTTTCTTGGACAAACCGTTTGCCTGTCCTGGTGGGAT ATTTTGTAAGATGCTTCAGTCATGGGATGCGTCGGAAGCGAATCGACCGTCAGTACATGAGATTTGCCGAATCCTTACTCGCTCTTCCTTTCATGAAATAAGACAG GATACCGAAGACGACTATGACCTCGTTGAAGCGGACGAGGTACAATATTTTACTCTCGACGTGGAATGTGGGGCTAATGATTATAGCGGTGACTGA